The DNA region AGCCAATACCGCGGAGGAGGCTCTCGCCGCCGCCTGGAAAGCATACAAGCCCGACGCGAAATGGCCGGTGAGGGTCAGCAACGATCTGCCCGACCGCGACGGCTGGACGCGGCGCCGCATTTACCAGTACCTGACCTCGCCCAATGAGAAGCGCGCGGTTGCCGCACTCCTTTCCTACTCGGGAACGAATTGGACCGTTACCATCCAAGACTTGGCGGAGGCCGTCGCCGAAAAGCGTGGGGGACAGGTCGCGCTGGTTTTCGGACGCTTGCTTCCGAAGGGTTACTCGCGCGAGTCTTTCGCCGGCAAAAAAGCAAATAAGCTGAACCAGGCGCGCATTGCTGAGCTTAGCCGGTTCATCGAGCAAGGACAGCAGGAAACAAGAGTACCTGGGGTTGCGCTTGGCCTGGTGCAGGACGGCAAGGTCATCTTCGCCGACGGTTTTGGCTTGAAGGAGCTGGGCGGGCATGAGAAACCGGATGGCGATACGCTGTTCATGGTCGCATCGAACACGAAGGCGCTGACCACGCTCCTGCTGGCCAAGCTTGTCGACGAGCAGCGCCTGACGTGGCAGACGCCGGTAACCACTTTGTTCCCCGGTTTCCGCCTGGGCAACGCTGAGACCACCCGCAGTGTGCAAGTCAAGCACCTCATCTGCGCCTGTACCGGAATGCCGCGCCAGGACATGGAGTGGATTTTCGAATACGGCAAGATGAGTCCCGAGAGCTCGCTGGCGCTACTCGGGACAATGCAGCCGACCTCGAAGTTTGGGGAACTCTTCCAGTACTCGAATTTGATGGCTGCTGCAGCCGGCTACACAGCCGGCCATGTGCTCTACCCGAAGATGGAGGTTGGAGCCGCGTACGATCGCGCCATGCAGACATACGTTTTTGATCCCCTGCGAATGAACGAGACGACGTTTGACTACGCGCGTGCACTGGCAGGGAATCACGCCAGCCCGCATGCACCCGACGTCGATGGCAGGCCTGCCAAGGCGTTGATGTCAGTTAACTATGCTGCTATTCCCGTCCGCCCCGCGGGGGCTGCCTGGAGCAGTGTGCGAGACATGTTGAAGTACGTCTCTATGGAGTTGGCAGAGGGAAAGCTTCCTGACGGCCGGCCCTACATTTCCA from Terriglobales bacterium includes:
- a CDS encoding serine hydrolase domain-containing protein; protein product: MRVSGPSTILEAPEGDSWIALIDVQANTAEEALAAAWKAYKPDAKWPVRVSNDLPDRDGWTRRRIYQYLTSPNEKRAVAALLSYSGTNWTVTIQDLAEAVAEKRGGQVALVFGRLLPKGYSRESFAGKKANKLNQARIAELSRFIEQGQQETRVPGVALGLVQDGKVIFADGFGLKELGGHEKPDGDTLFMVASNTKALTTLLLAKLVDEQRLTWQTPVTTLFPGFRLGNAETTRSVQVKHLICACTGMPRQDMEWIFEYGKMSPESSLALLGTMQPTSKFGELFQYSNLMAAAAGYTAGHVLYPKMEVGAAYDRAMQTYVFDPLRMNETTFDYARALAGNHASPHAPDVDGRPAKALMSVNYAAIPVRPAGAAWSSVRDMLKYVSMELAEGKLPDGRPYISKEPLLERRVPQVAIGKDVTYGMGLMVDTTYGVPVVHHGGDLIGYHSDMIWLPQQNVGAVILTNGDPGWQIRTRFSRKLLEVLFDGRREADDALAADARNFFSARAADRKLLTIPADASVTAKLAKRYSNPALGEIAVSTSGGSTIFDFGEWKSEVATRKNPDGTVSFVTIVPGLVGSDFVVGAGSKRTLIARDAQHEYIFEER